In Dama dama isolate Ldn47 chromosome 20, ASM3311817v1, whole genome shotgun sequence, a single window of DNA contains:
- the LOC133040842 gene encoding ATP synthase subunit g, mitochondrial: MAQFVRNLAEKAPALVNAAVTYSKPRLATFWYYAKVELVPPTPAEIPTAIQSLKKIINSAKTGSFKQLTVKEALLNGLVATEVWMWFYVGEIIGKRGIIGYDV; encoded by the coding sequence ATGGCCCAGTTTGTCCGTAACCTCGCGGAGAAGGCCCCGGCGCTGGTCAACGCTGCTGTGACTTACTCGAAGCCTCGATTGGCCACGTTTTGGTACTATGCCAAGGTTGAGCTGGTTCCTCCAACCCCTGCTGAGATCCCTACAGCAATTCAGAGCTTGAAAAAAATTATCAACAGCGCTAAAACTGGTAGCTTCAAACAGCTCACTGTTAAGGAAGCTCTACTCAATGGTTTGGTGGCCACTGAGGTGTGGATGTGGTTTTATGTTGGCGAGATCATAGGCAAGCGTGGCATCATTGGCTATGATGTTTGA